The stretch of DNA TCGTCGAAGCCCTTCTGCGCCGTGCGCAGCGCGACGACGCTCTCCTGGCGTGTCAATTTGTCGCACTTGGTCAGCAGCGCGTGGATCGGCCTGCCGGTCGGCGCGAACCACTCGATCATCCGCCGGTCGAGGTCGGTCAGCGGGCGGCGCGCGTCCATCATCAGGATCAGGCCGCACAGCTGCGAGCGCGTGCGCAGGTATGCGGACAGCAGCGCTTCCCAGTGCGCCTTCGACGCCTCCGGCACTTCGGCGTAACCGTATCCCGGCAGGTCGACCAGGTAGCCGACCGGATCGTCGTCGGGACCGACCGAAAAATAGTTGATGTGCTGCGTGCGGCCAGGCGTCTTCGACGCGAACGCGAGCCGCTTCTGGTTGCAGAGCAGATTGATCGCGGTGGACTTGCCCGCGTTGGACCGGCCCGCGAACGCGACTTCGGGGCGGGCGGTCGCTGGCAGATCGCGCAGGTGGTTGACCGTCGTGAAGAAGCGGGCTTGATGCAGCAGGAAGGCCATGGGGGAAACCAGAATGTGAGACACGGCGGCGGCGTGGCCGCAGCGGCCGGCCGTGGGCCGGGGGAATAGCGCGACTATCGGGGCGAGCCCGGCTGGCGCGGTTGCGTATAGCGCGTTATTGTACAATGCGACGGTTTACTGAATACCGGTCAAGCCAGCGCGCAGGCCATACCGGCACGTCGGTTGCCATCGTCGTTTTGCAGAACCTATTCCCACAAGACGAAACCGGGTGTGCGAATGAATCGACTGGGCAAATCCCTCAAGGTGCTCGAGATTGCAATTGCGGCGGTGGGTTTGACGGCAGGTCTTTCGATGATGGCGGCACAGGCGGCGGATCCCGCCAAACCCGATCTCGCTCGGGGCCAGGCGATCGCCACCCAGGTGTGCGCGGCCTGTCACGGCGCCGACGGCAACAGCACCGGCGGCGCGTATCCGAAGCTCGCGGGCCAGCACGCCGAATATCTCGTCAAGCAACTGAAGGATTTCAGGCCGCAGCCCGGCGGCAAGCCCGCATTGCGCGCCAACCCGATCATGGCCGGCTTCGCCAGCGCGTTGTCCGACCAGGATATGATCAACGTCGCTGCGTATTTCTCGTCGCAAACCCCGAAGCCCGGTTACGCTCGCAATGCCGCCACGGTGCCGCTCGGCCAGTCGATCT from Paraburkholderia caballeronis encodes:
- the yihA gene encoding ribosome biogenesis GTP-binding protein YihA/YsxC; its protein translation is MAFLLHQARFFTTVNHLRDLPATARPEVAFAGRSNAGKSTAINLLCNQKRLAFASKTPGRTQHINYFSVGPDDDPVGYLVDLPGYGYAEVPEASKAHWEALLSAYLRTRSQLCGLILMMDARRPLTDLDRRMIEWFAPTGRPIHALLTKCDKLTRQESVVALRTAQKGFDEYRKQGYESELSAQLFSALKRIGLDEAHERIESWIAPKTGDAADDSAEA
- a CDS encoding c-type cytochrome, whose amino-acid sequence is MNRLGKSLKVLEIAIAAVGLTAGLSMMAAQAADPAKPDLARGQAIATQVCAACHGADGNSTGGAYPKLAGQHAEYLVKQLKDFRPQPGGKPALRANPIMAGFASALSDQDMINVAAYFSSQTPKPGYARNAATVPLGQSIWRAGVADRGVPACAACHGPTGQGIPIQYPRLSGQWAEYVAAQLTAFQDGTRNNNDPMRQIAHRLSNDEIKAVADYVAGLH